The Neodiprion pinetum isolate iyNeoPine1 chromosome 5, iyNeoPine1.2, whole genome shotgun sequence genome segment GCATCGCTTCACGCATTACACACCGCAGCCGATTATACGCCTGAGTCCTCAACTGCGGGATTCGCCAGACAtgtttcattcattcgttcattcataCATGGATACACCCATGACGCACAATACCGTCTCTCTATTCTCCAATGACGAAAACCAGACATTACAGAATCCTCCGAGAGCGTTGCTGAACGCAGCAAGACGTGAATTGTGTTTCATTGATCAATTTCTCCGTGACTCCCGCATCGGGAAGAAGATACATTCAAGTTAAAATTACTGTGTCACGTCGTGatcgttgaaaattctaaGCTCGGAATTAGTCtgagaaattgattgaaaattggaaatttaagACTACGTAAGTATGTCAGAGTTTCATTAAACGTCTCCAAGTACCTGACTACATATTACGGATTACCTAGTCGCAACAGATCTCCGGATCACGGATTTTCCTGAAACTTGTATTTGGTAATGAATAATCTGAATCAGTTGAAACTAGGATAAATGTAGTCCATTTGGTACACCGATCTCTGCCGTTAGGTTGATTTGCCGAGGGGAGAAGCAGCCTTTAATCAAACGATAAATCGTCATTCCTTACACGTGCGTAGCGACTGTGCGCAATCAGTGCTGAGGGGATTCGAAATTTCGCAAACTTGAGAGTGTCTGCGTACAATTCCGGCACCCGCTGCACCCACCAGCAACAACGTGACAACGGGGAGAGAGAGTTTCACCCTCGCAGAACGAGGCCTGCCTGCCCACACACACCGGTAAAGTCCTTGTagatattcatacatatagtCCGTACAATGGTGGCGTTCCCTCGCCCTAAAAAAGGATCCGCGCCCCTCGGTATGAATAGAAAGTGGAAGTAGATTGGAGTGGCGAGGCGAGGTGGAAACTTGGGGTGTCTCGGCTTTCCCATCATCATCGGCCGGTTCCCAGTTTGACGCGTGGAAACCTCGCCGCCCCCGCGTTCCCAAGCCGGGTTTCCCGAGACCCGCGCAACGCGCACGCGACTCGGAACTCGGATCAATACCGGCCCAGGCGTTCGGTTCCGCGCAGCtggataataattacaaaaggGCAAAGAAACGAATGCCTACCTCTTCGGTCGTCGAACAGCGCGAATTTGGCAAGGCATAATGTATATACGATCGTATACCGCTGATGCTGTTTCATTCTACGATTAAGCGTCGCAGAGTTTGcccgaaatatttttatgaattttcggtttaaaaacaaaaaggaaataagACTTGCATGTATTGACTCGTAAACGATATGATTGTTGGTAATTATCTTCATCGGTGCCAGACCGCGTTTCTATTATTCGATATGCACTGGTAcgaggtacaaaaaaaaaaaaaagttcacgtGATTGTCAACTTAAGCGTTAAACAACTGCACGCATTATATTCCGAACGGATAATCGTCGATAATTGTCGacgagaagataaaaaaaaattagatttgattgaaaaatattattattgtcaagtATGGAAAAAAGCAACAGgattgataaacaaaaatgCGTAATGTACACATCATGCACAGGCAATGTTGTTGGACACGATtgagtttattattatattattcattcattcgatGTGAGACGCAAACAAATCGTTTCACTCATCGCAATGACCGCATGTTATATATTTACacttgtatataattatttttatttttcattttttttccttttctatatcaatttttttttttttttttatgtcgcttgttattattatacttttttttctcagtcttTGTAAATATACACTATAATAGAGTaggtttcttttctcttcttcttcttcttcttcttcttcttataaACGTAATagtaatgacaataataataataataatgataatattacaataattaatatgaataattttttttatttttattcctttattatctaaacaattaaataaaactATGGAGAGTCAATAACgtgacgataaaaatttgttgaaaaaaaaagaaaggaaaaaactATCGCTTGTttcaaagaataataatattaataatcaataataatcgatAATATTAGCGAAAACAACAtaacataaatttatatcgtATGTGagtgtggttttttttttttcttgtggaATAAATTGTCGAGTGTctaatagcaataataatcataatattcACAAAATTCCGTTACTATCATGCTGTCGTGCGTACAGAGTAAGTAGGTATGAATAGGTACAACTCCATGTAACAGGACTATCTTCAGACGgaggtaataataattacccaTTATACATTTCCGTGTATATTAATACCAAGTATGTCGCCGGTTtagtttttcttctatttctgCAAACGCGTGTGTGTTTGGGACCAGCGGGGAAGGGGGGTATCTCTTTTTCTTACAACTGAGGAATGACGAtgagtaatatatatatatatatatatatatatatgtatacgcgtacattatatatatgtatatacataatatatctATGTACAGTATTTACACTCCCTGAGCACCGCAGCGTGCCATGTAACGCTCGCGTGCTTGAACGAGACAAAATATTTAGGGATTGTCTTTTCGCGTCCGTCACCGTTCGGAAATTTCTGACGACGTTGTTTCCGTCGTCGTAACGATGAGACTCTGCGACGATGCGGGAaccatcatcgtcgtcgtcgtcgtcgtcgtcgtcgttgtcgtcgagTTAGAAAGCGGCTGTAAAGGCTgacgttgttgttgttgttgttgttgctgctgctgttgctgatTTTCAGGTGCGTTCGTCTCCTCGAGGGTGGTTTGCAGGTCGCATATGTACTCGATTACCCTCTGTATAACTTCGAGTTTCGAGAGTTTCCTTTTCCTCGGCATGTCCGGCACGAGCGACCTCAACTTTGTCAGATAGGCCGCAACCTCCTCCGCTTCCATATCTCTTCGGCTACCGTTAAGGCCCAAACCATTGTGTAGGATACCGCGGCTAGGCGGCACTCTTCCGCCAACCGGACTCACCACCATCGCCTTCATTGTGCTTTATTaacacttgttttttttttttttttttttgtgaccgtcccccccccacccctccGCACGCCCTTTTTCGTTCTCGTTACCGCGGTTCTTCCACCTGCACCAGACTTTCAGTCAGCTCTCTGTACACCCGTAACCGCGTATTTACTTATCGTTGTATACTATATCCACGTTACGTAAATGCAGGAACAGGTGCaaactgatatatatatatatatatatatgtatatgtataaatgtgtgtgtgtatatatttttacaccaCGTCACCAATCGCGCGCACTCACGCAAACACGgtctgtttctctctctctctcttttcgcCTCTTCACTGTCACTCGCCCCCGACTTGCTCGGGTATTGATTTCTCACGGTTAGACCTGCACCGCGACTTCgccttctctcctctcctttcCTTCTTCCTTCCTACGTTCCTGCAAGTTCGATGACTGCTCGATAATATATCCTTCACGGCGTACAACACTGCAGTTTACAGTAAATATATCCTGCGCTATCTTTATGATCACACAACGGAC includes the following:
- the emc gene encoding basic helix-loop-helix domain-containing extra-macrochaetae, translating into MKAMVVSPVGGRVPPSRGILHNGLGLNGSRRDMEAEEVAAYLTKLRSLVPDMPRKRKLSKLEVIQRVIEYICDLQTTLEETNAPENQQQQQQQQQQQQRQPLQPLSNSTTTTTTTTTTTMMVPASSQSLIVTTTETTSSEISER